The sequence below is a genomic window from Candidatus Binataceae bacterium.
ATGATCCCGCTACCCGCGCGGTTTTCCGTATTTCGGCGAGAGCCCGGCGATCCCATCACTCGCCCGCTTTGTCCATCGGATCAGAGTTGGCGGGCTGACCTTGGTCACTCCCGTCGGTAGCTCGATCTCACCCATCCGGCACAACTCGACGAAACGCTCACGCGCGAGGGCATCACTTAGCCCGGCGTGGAGCGTAAATTCCTGAGGCTAGTGATGACCTCGGTCCGCGCCATCGCTACCACGCCCGCCGAATCCGGCAATTCGATCAACGACTTGACGGCCGCGGCGCCGGCCCTAGCGGAAATCGGCAGCGTTGCACCGCCGCGCTCGCGCGCATCGGCTCTACTCGATGCGCGTTCGCCTTCTGAACTCAGCCCTGCCGCCGCGGCCGAACTGAATAATTTCTCGATCGTTTGTCGCTTTGTTCGGTGGCGCGCTTTTGAGAAGGCGCGCAAAATCTCGGATGTATAATGAGCTCGGTGAGCCTGCCCCAATTTCCGCTTCGGGATGCCGGCTTCGCTTGCGACTCGATTAAGATGATCAGTTGACCACCCGGCCGCCTTTGCGATCTGCTCTGCCGGCAACGCGATCATTGATCCCCTCGCTGGCCACTGCGTTTCGCATAACGCGCCGGCCAGATTTCTTCGGCGCTGACGCCGATCGTATCGGCGATGATTTTTTCTGAGCGGAGCCAGGGCTGGCGTAGCGCCAGACCGAGAGACTTTGGAGAATATCCGTGCTCGACGCTTAGCCGCCGAATGCTCCAGCCTCGCCGCGATAGCGCGGCGATGATCGCTGGCCGGTCCCACGAACTAGCGGTATCCGGCTTCGCTTTGTGGTAAGTTCTCGGCATAGGCAAGGCGATAGTCTCATAATTATCAGGCACTAGTCTCATAATTATCAGATGAAGGCAAGAACTCCGAGAGATGAAGGCAAGAACTCCGAGAGTAGACAGGCGAACGCCGAGTCACACGGTCGCCGAGCCCGATCCGAAAAGTCATTCCGGCTTCGTCAAACGGCTAAAAACAGTGATCCGTGATGCGGAAAGCATTCTTGCCCTCGCCGCTAAGGCCGGAGTCTCCGACAGCACGATCCATCTTTGGCTGAAGGACTCAGAGCCGAGTCGTAAAAAACTGATCGATCTAGCGGAAGCCGCGGGAGTTTCAGTCGAATGGCTGGCAACTGGCAGAGGCGAGATGAAGGCCGACCTGGTTCCGGAAGGCTATGTCGTTATAGATTCGACCACGAATATCGGCGAACCGGGAAAGCCTAAAGGCGAGCTCCACGGCGTCGCTCAACTAGCCTTCCAACTTAATTTGCTGCGAAGCTTACCTGGTTCACCTAAGCCGGAGACGCTGTTCCTCACTCACGCAAACGGCGACGCGATGGCGCCCACCATCCAAGACAGCGATCTTGTGCTGGTGAACTTCGCCGATGATCGCCGGATGCTTCGCGACGGTCTGTATGCCGTCATTTTACTCGGGCCGCCTCCAGTTTTTTTGATCCGCCGTATCCAGCTCGAGGGCACCGGGAGCTTTCACATTATATGTGACAACCCGGTTTACATGCCCTACAAGATGCCGATCAGAGCATACGCCGACGCTATTTTCTCTCGCGTCGTTTGGTTTGCGCGGACCCTTGACGGCTAACGTTCTTCTCGATTAGCTCGACTAATAAACAGCCGTTCACCCTCGATCCGCGCCGGCGGTCATCGTCAGGGCAGGAGCAGGCCGTTGAGAGCCTCCAAAAATGTCGAGCGAAGGCGATCTTCGCTCGACCTTTTTTCCTTCGCTCGACCTTTTCAAGCGCAAATAGTGTCGATATTTCAAGCGCTTAGGCTCGTCGCTCGACATTTTTCCGCATCGGCGGGATGGTTTGATCTAAATGTCGAGCGACGCCGTTAGGACCCGCGTCTGCCTAACGTCGCGTGCTTCTGCGCCTTCTTCGGTTCCAATCTGTCGGCGGGATGGTTTGATCTGACGAGCCGGGCTTTCCTGCCGTCGTTCCCTCTGCACGTGGCCCTCACGCGCGGTCTGACGACGGGTTCACACGCGGGCCAAAGCCCCGCCGTTGCTAGGGTTCAACGCTTCGCGCCGCTGCCCGTCCCAGCAAGTCGCGCCGAGGTCGCGGATCAACAAGTCTGGCCAAGTCCGCACTAGTCCGGCCAAAATTGCCGAAAGATCAAATCATCCCGTCTCTTACACACACACAGCCGCAGCGCCATGCTTGTGCAGGTGTAAAATAAAAAGTATGATTTTTCTGGACTTTTAGTCGAGCATCAAATCCCTTGTTCACCGGCATCATCGAAGACCTCGGCACCATCGAGCGCCTCGACCAATCCGCCGACGGCGCGGTCGTCACGATTCGCACCCGCCTGCCGCTCGCGCGTATCGCAATCGGTGAGTCGATCGCGGTCAACGGATGCTGCCTGACCGTCACCAAAAAAACTCGCGGCGCCTTCACCATGGATGTCTCGCCCGAGTCGCTGCGCCGCACGGTTCTGGGCGCGCTCAAGGTCGGCGACCGCGTCAATCTCGAACGCTGTCTGACGCTCGAAAAACTGCTCGGCGGTCATATGGTCTCGGGCCACGTCGACGGCGTCGGCCGCATCGTTTCGATCACCCCCGAGGGTGATTCGCGGCTCTACACCTTTGCCGCGCCGCCGCTCGTCGCGCGCTACCTCGTCGAGAAAGGTTCGGTCGCCATCGACGGCATCAGCCTCACCGTCTTTGATATATGCGCTAGCGGAGCGAAGGCTGCTGAGCGGAGCGAGCACGCGAGTCTGCGAGCTGCGTCAAAACTCTTAGCTGGCGACGCACAGCCGAATCTGGGCGCGGCGGCAAAATTCTCCGTCGCGCTGATCCCGCACACCCTCAAGATGACCACGCTCGGTTTCAAGCAGCCGGGCGACGCGGTCAATCTTGAGAGCGACATGCTGGTCAAATACGTCGAGCGCATCGCCGCCCCATATCTGCATAATGGCCGCGCCGCGAAATCACCGATCGCCGCGACGGCGCGCAAGCTGATCAGCGGAGGCCGGCCATGAGCCTGATGCAGATACCGCGCAAAATCGAGTACGCCCTCCGCGCGATGATTCACCTTGCCGACCATCCCGAGGGCGTCGCGCGCGGCCTCGAAATTGCCCGCGCCGAGCGCATCCCCAAGTACTACCTCGAGAAAGTCATTCGCGATCTGATGCGCGGGGGACTGGTGCGCGCGCGGCGCGGACCCGGCGGCGGCTACTACCTCGGCCGCTCCGCCGCGACCATCTCCTTCCGCGAAATAATCGAGGCGGTCGAAGGCCCCATCACCCTCAACCTCTGCGTCGACGGCGCGGTCTCCTGCGATCTGCAGCCGAGCTGCCGGATGTACCGGGTGTGGGAGCAGGGGCAGCGCGTCCTGCTCGACGTCTTCGCCCATACCAACCTGAGTGAAGTCGCCTCCTCGCGCCCGCGCAACGCCCCGTTTGTCGCTTCCGTGCGCGGCGCGACCGCTCCGCCGTCCCCCATTAACTCGGCGACTTGAGCGATACGTGCGGCGCTACTGCGCCCGCCCGCCGCGGGCCGGTCTTTACTGAGAAAGCCTTCTATCTCGAGGAGTTCTACGGCAAGAGCCTGCTCTTCACGCTGATTCCGCCGAGCGGCGAGCGCTTGAGCGAACTCGACGCCCTCGTCCGTACGCTGCGCGAGCTCAAGCGCAACTCCACCCGATGCATCCTCATCGCCTCGACCGCGGCCCTGCCCCGG
It includes:
- a CDS encoding helix-turn-helix domain-containing protein — translated: MKARTPRVDRRTPSHTVAEPDPKSHSGFVKRLKTVIRDAESILALAAKAGVSDSTIHLWLKDSEPSRKKLIDLAEAAGVSVEWLATGRGEMKADLVPEGYVVIDSTTNIGEPGKPKGELHGVAQLAFQLNLLRSLPGSPKPETLFLTHANGDAMAPTIQDSDLVLVNFADDRRMLRDGLYAVILLGPPPVFLIRRIQLEGTGSFHIICDNPVYMPYKMPIRAYADAIFSRVVWFARTLDG
- a CDS encoding riboflavin synthase encodes the protein MFTGIIEDLGTIERLDQSADGAVVTIRTRLPLARIAIGESIAVNGCCLTVTKKTRGAFTMDVSPESLRRTVLGALKVGDRVNLERCLTLEKLLGGHMVSGHVDGVGRIVSITPEGDSRLYTFAAPPLVARYLVEKGSVAIDGISLTVFDICASGAKAAERSEHASLRAASKLLAGDAQPNLGAAAKFSVALIPHTLKMTTLGFKQPGDAVNLESDMLVKYVERIAAPYLHNGRAAKSPIAATARKLISGGRP
- a CDS encoding Rrf2 family transcriptional regulator, producing MSLMQIPRKIEYALRAMIHLADHPEGVARGLEIARAERIPKYYLEKVIRDLMRGGLVRARRGPGGGYYLGRSAATISFREIIEAVEGPITLNLCVDGAVSCDLQPSCRMYRVWEQGQRVLLDVFAHTNLSEVASSRPRNAPFVASVRGATAPPSPINSAT